A single region of the Triticum dicoccoides isolate Atlit2015 ecotype Zavitan chromosome 2B, WEW_v2.0, whole genome shotgun sequence genome encodes:
- the LOC119363576 gene encoding uncharacterized protein LOC119363576 — MFFIVFLILCGRVVMEVRLSFRRELVGLERAEWDHVRALTATVRLSDSADEVSWRLPGSGKFTVKSMYRELCRGHAPMAASGLWKARIPLKIKQWATLGRQQDADLHRHAIARLRTVYSVSRAPSPPPSTAL; from the exons ATGTTCTTCATAGTGTTCCTCATCTTATGTGGCAGAGTAGTGATGG AGGTAAGGTTGAGTTTCAGAAGGGAGCTTGTGGGACTGGAGCGGGCCGAGTGGGATCACGTGCGGGCTTTGACTGCGACCGTCCGCTTATCGGACTCCGCAGACGAGGTCTCTTGGAGACTCCCGGGCTCTGGCAAGTTCACTGTCAAGTCAATGTACAGGGAGTTGTGCCGCGGGCATGCCCCTATGGCAGCCTCGGGGCTTTGGAAGGCGCGAATCCCGCTAAAAATTAAG CAGTGGGCTACGCTGGGAAGGCAACAGGATGCTGATCTCCATCGACATGCCATCGCTCGGCTCCGCACAGTCTACTCGGTGTCCCGGGCCCCGTCGCCTCCTCCGTCTACTGCCTTATAG